In a genomic window of Dyadobacter fermentans DSM 18053:
- a CDS encoding Hsp20/alpha crystallin family protein, with amino-acid sequence MESKLKIPREMLMNIDFINTVNGGMSEPSIKLDKGSDGFEVVVKIPGIEVEDLQLEVVKGKRNSNNLKLFHLLPIFSQENLSDEEQWKTIRFINTFVIPDGVDIDNISARYDDDRRQLVLFLPFGDEQGDYHRKVDIERW; translated from the coding sequence ATGGAAAGCAAACTGAAAATACCACGGGAGATGTTGATGAATATTGATTTTATCAACACAGTAAACGGTGGAATGAGTGAGCCCTCTATCAAGCTTGACAAAGGATCGGACGGTTTTGAAGTAGTTGTGAAAATTCCAGGCATCGAGGTTGAGGATTTACAATTGGAAGTTGTGAAGGGAAAAAGAAACTCGAATAATTTGAAGCTTTTTCACTTACTGCCGATATTTTCACAGGAAAATTTGTCCGATGAAGAGCAGTGGAAGACAATCCGTTTCATCAATACCTTCGTCATCCCGGACGGAGTCGATATAGACAATATATCAGCAAGATACGACGATGATCGTCGTCAATTGGTGCTCTTTCTCCCATTCGGAGATGAGCAGGGAGATTATCACCGGAAGGTCGATATCGAACGTTGGTAA